The sequence ttGATGCCTGAGAAACACCATATCCTGAACGTTGTGCGCCCAGAAAATTGTGTTTTCCAGACCCTGGATGTGGAGAAATTGGGCCCAAGGGAGGGCTTAAAATGTACTCATTCAGACGTTTTCCCGTAAACTGATAAAATATATTATCGGTGATAATGCATttaagttcatttttttttagatcgaTGAAACAGAGCTGATTGATGATAATTGTTATAAAGTTATTTGGTTAAATTGTTTGATGCATCGAAAGGTTTACTGAGCAGTAGCATTTGTCTGCATTGGTGTTATCAATACTGGTGTTTGTGGCTGCGTAGTTCTGGTGTTCGATCTTGCATGAAGATGTTTGTTTTTAATGCGTTCCAATTCATTGACCCTACTACGAGCGTGCTCCAATCGGTGCCATGCCATTTGCAGTACTTTTTGGCTGGCGTAGCCAGATCCTTCGTGTGGTTGTCCTGGAATAAGtggttatttattaataattattataatattgaaataaaattgtttggctgatgaaataaatactaaaaaatttttaaaaattttaaatttgatgcgttttttttttactttacctgttgatacttgtgtcaaataatttatttgctcGCTCAGTTTAGTTTCTACGTGGCCCAGGGTCTTGATAAATTGATTCGTTTGTCCCTCTGCTTGTTTCAAGCTTGACTTCTCTTTGCTCAGTTCCATGAACGCTTGTCCTGTATGATGAGtggtataaaaatttttgcgaGACAGTAGTGgatgattattcattaaaaaaaggcACTTTTTATAGACTCCAGGAACAAAGAACTATTTGTGCTTCACTGGTATCATAAAATACCGTGTGATAAATAATGGCATATCGTTTATTTTGCAATATATTTGTTCAGATCACTGGTCTGGTCTGTCAGAGGTAAAAATCTTCAAAGGATTGTTTTGGAAGAGGTTTTAGAGAAGTAATTCCACATGTGCTGTAGCTTATTTAGTACTCGAGAATTCATAACCTACCTGCACTCTGTAAACACACAATAATATCCTTTTCAATCGCCTCCAAGGTCTGAATGCGCTCCATCGGTGGAGTCATGGTTATGTCTGACTCTGGAGTCACGATCTACAGATGTTTAAGgtaattatgtattttttacaACTAATTCTTCACTTTGACACGGATAAAAGACTAATGATCTCGTCGGCCGGGCGACTGACGTAAATGTTAGTAATGACGCTGACGGTGGGTGGCACCACGGTCGCCATTTTCACATTTGGTTATATACTTTTTCCTTCTATATATTTCTATTCCAAGGGGGCGGTTAAGTTGAATTCATGTTGATCTCATTTGTCGGTTCATGTGATGAAAGACTATCAAGATTTGttctaatgaatttaaaaCGAAATAAAAGTTCACTATACACTGTTTCTACTCATTGGAGTGAGTCAGGAATGACATTCAGACGATTGATAATTGGGGCTGATCAATTGAGGATAATCTTCAGTGGTCGATGTTCATCATATGAAATTCCGATGTCAAGATAAAATAGATGGTGACGAGAACTATTTTTAGCGAGTATTTTTCCCCTTTATCAGAACATTTATGTAATACTCTATAATTTCATCGGTATTTGTAGATATTACAATAGCAAGTTGGACTCAATGTAATTTCAGTCGATAGAATATGGAGGATTAATGAATCATCGTGATCGAAGTGGTAATATTTCCAATAATATTTCCTCCTtcctcaaaatgaaaaaaatccacatttttttccatcttgaACTGCTACTCTAAATTCTCCTCCAACGCCTCCAGGGGGATTCCCCGCAatacaaattaaaataatcatttaattCATTATCCATCATTACTTGCAGTTTCCAAAACTCGATTGTTGTTtccattattaaaaataaaccgCCGGCATTGAGGATCACATCATCCTAACATGCTGTATTCCCCTAACAATCTCCTCTTCTCAACCCATAATTAATTCCTTGATGATGTCATCAGCgaagaaaaatttctcgaTAATTATCCAGAAAATTAATAGGCCCTGAAACACCATCACCTGAGCTCAAGTGATTTACGCTGTAATGGAATGTCTGCGGAAAATGACTGCAATCGATGAAACTTCAATTCATCTTCTGTCTGTGTACAACAAAATAAGGCCCCTTTCCAAGGAAAAATTACCATAAAACAAGAAAATTCTGATTTCTGTCAAATGATCTAATTATGTTCTACAATGATACAAAATTATGGATTCcaactaaaaaatatatcatcaaCGGATTATCATTTACGGCCGTAATCCCGTTGTCATCAATGTTGGCAGAATGATTACCACCCACCAACATAATTCAGAGGCCAACCGACTACCTCCAAAGCCAGTTATTATACCGATATAGCTACAAAGCAATTAATACTATTGTTATGATATTTCTTGTTTCTGGTTGAAGGTAGGGGCTACAAGCACGCGTTCCACTACCGCTATTGCATGTTTCGTATTCACTTAGTCGCCGGCAGTCATCGCTCAGTGCTGCATAATTCTAAATCTGTGAACGGAATTTATCATTAATGAGCAATAACAATACGCAATAATCTACCTAAAAATCTTCCAATAATTTCCTATGTTAGTAATACTACGTGGAAATTTATCGacaaaaatgttcaatttttttctgtaattatCTCGtaactcattaaatttttcagttaCGAAACAAGAGAACTCATaagtttatggattttttacttattataattaaaaattttgtagtGAGTGTTGCGAATGTGAATTCACAGTAATTCACAGTGGAACGCGGGAATCTCCAAgtcaaaaattccaaatgaataattggataataaacaattttatgtaaCAGTAAATTGCAAATGATTTTGAAGAAAAGGTGAAGATCATGGACACAACGATATTTACTCGTGAATAAACTGAAGGTATTGAAGTGAGAAGTAGTGGAATAGTGAATCATTAATGAATAATGCAGTAATAGTGATTGAATGATCAACGTGAAAGAGTTGTCAAGAGTTAAGTGTCTTTTCCTGGATTGTTGACGTACCGGGGCTTTCCAGATGTTAATCCCTGGCTTTCCTGCATCTGAAAATATTTGTGAATGAATCTGCCATTTATGAGAGATTGTTGGGAAGATCCTCTTCAAAAAGCGTTTTGATGGGATGATACGGCGGATCTGATGAAGGTTTATCACATTGAGCCGCCCCTGTGCGATTTTTTATCGTTCGAACCATCGGAAAAGTATGGAATTGAGTTGAAGATGATAAGCGATCAGTATATATCAGTAAAGGAATGCAAACACTTTTAAAATGTCGCACGATTTAATTAATCACGAAGAAATGCACTCGTTGAGCACTTCCCTAATGTCACCAAATACTCCACCCGATGAGGACACTAAACTCAGACAGGACAGTATCACGAACATATCCGAGATAACCGGAACGAAATCCAATAAATCAACTCAAATAGACTTTTCTCAGTACAATTGGAAATATGGAACCGGTCGCCCTGTGAAGCCACGACCCCTGAGTGCTGGATTCACAAAGCCaaaaaccaataaaattttcagctCAAATCCCTCTATCAGTAGTCCCACCAGGAGTCCCCTACAGTCTTCCCAGAGCGAAGTTACCCTGTCACCGAGACGAGTGGCCACCAAATTTGTGGCTATCGATGTAAAATCTTCCCCGAGTCCTCCTTACAGTCCTTATGCCGCTAGTAATTTATCAATGGGTAATTCACCCTGTAATTGCTGCTGTAATTGTAATGGTAAGGCTAAGGGGGAGGGACTACCCGTGAATGAGCATGATGGACCTCAGGGACTGAGCTGGAGGAGACTCCACATGAGCAGGGCCAAACTCAAGGCCACAGCGACAACTTCAGAGCTACTCAGTGGATTTGCTATGgtaattacaataatttatgaaatatcATTGTGGAAAGGACCGGGATTTCGTAGAGAAAGTGCAACGGAACTTCATAA is a genomic window of Diachasmimorpha longicaudata isolate KC_UGA_2023 chromosome 16, iyDiaLong2, whole genome shotgun sequence containing:
- the LOC135170162 gene encoding mediator of RNA polymerase II transcription subunit 11 — encoded protein: MTPPMERIQTLEAIEKDIIVCLQSAGQAFMELSKEKSSLKQAEGQTNQFIKTLGHVETKLSEQINYLTQVSTGQPHEGSGYASQKVLQMAWHRLEHARSRVNELERIKNKHLHARSNTRTTQPQTPVLITPMQTNATAQ
- the LOC135170138 gene encoding calcium release-activated calcium channel protein 1-like, whose translation is MSHDLINHEEMHSLSTSLMSPNTPPDEDTKLRQDSITNISEITGTKSNKSTQIDFSQYNWKYGTGRPVKPRPLSAGFTKPKTNKIFSSNPSISSPTRSPLQSSQSEVTLSPRRVATKFVAIDVKSSPSPPYSPYAASNLSMGNSPCNCCCNCNGKAKGEGLPVNEHDGPQGLSWRRLHMSRAKLKATATTSELLSGFAMVAMVELQINEGTAVPEWLFVMFAVCTTVLVSVHIFALMISTYLLPNVEAISKLQVSKLITESPHERMRGFIELAWAFSTVLGLFLFLVEVAILCWVKFWDYSFMAAMTSTIIVIPVLIIFVAFAVHFYHSLVVYKCEASVEDMEELERIKKKLDKATVGQTPV